The following proteins are encoded in a genomic region of Ctenopharyngodon idella isolate HZGC_01 chromosome 12, HZGC01, whole genome shotgun sequence:
- the gpr142 gene encoding probable G-protein coupled receptor 142 isoform X1 — MIDWHNGTAPGQREDELSAQERSECVLAYIPVIYYSALLCVGVPVNILTLVALYRLAVRTQKALYVYLLALTGSDILSQLFIIFVGFLLETAVFHRDVPVMLLRSVSMMEFSANHASIWATVPLTVDRYVALCHPLLHRQISYPARARRIIAVVFTLALASGVPFFWWSDMWRVSHAPNNLDTALIWTHVTIIYFLPCCIFLVLNSLIILRLRKRQRQQMCKDESGQQLALPGKLGKTTAMLLAVTSVFAILWAPRTGVVLYHLYVSSVHNDWRVHLAYDLANMLAMLNTAVNFFLYCFVSKPFRAAVRDVLLFREGPLHPRQPLYHQRNAANASTSSISSTKRSQREITPLSPKRADIKM; from the exons ATGATTGACTGGCACAATGGCACAGCGCCCGGCCAGCGGGAGGATGAGCTCAGCGCTCAGGAGAGGTCAGAGTGTGTGTTGGCTTACATCCCTGTCATCTACTACAGTGCTCTGTTGTGTGTTGGAGTGCCAG TGAACATCCTGACATTGGTGGCTCTTTACCGGCTGGCTGTTCGCACTCAGAAGGCCCTCTATGTGTATCTTCTTGCTCTAACTGGCTCAGACATCCTCAGCCAGTTGTTCATCATCTTCGTGGGCTTCCTGCTCGAAACGGCCGTGTTTCACAGAGACGTACCTGTGATGCTGCTGCGCTCGGTCAGTATGATGGAGTTTTCCGCCAATCATGCATCCATATGGGCCACCGTACCCCTCACGGTTGACCGCTACGTTGCTTTGTGCCACCCTCTACTCCACCGACAGATCAGCTACCCGGCACGGGCCCGGCGGATCATCGCGGTGGTGTTTACTTTGGCACTGGCATCCGGTGTGCCATTCTTCTGGTGGTCGGACATGTGGAGGGTCAGCCACGCACCCAACAACTTGGATACTGCCCTGATTTGGACCCACGTGACTATTATTTACTTTCTTCCGTGCTGCATCTTCCTCGTGCTAAACTCCTTGATCATTCTGAGGCTTCGGAAAAGACAGCGGCAGCAGATGTGCAAAGACGAGAGTGGGCAACAGCTGGCACTGCCAGGCAAGCTGGGTAAAACAACAGCTATGCTCCTAGCAGTGACTTCTGTGTTCGCTATACTATGGGCGCCTCGTACTGGAGTGGTGCTCTACCATCTTTACGTGTCATCGGTGCACAATGATTGGCGGGTACATCTAGCATACGATTTAGCCAACATGTTAGCCATGTTAAACACTGCTGTGAATTTCTTTCTGTACTGTTTTGTCAGCAAACCCTTTAGAGCGGCAGTGAGGGATGTCCTTTTGTTTCGGGAAGGACCGTTGCACCCACGCCAGCCCCTTTATCACCAGCGCAACGCTGCCAATGCCTCCACCTCATCTATTTCCAGCACCAAACGTTCCCAGCGAGAGATCACCCCTCTCTCTCCCAAAAGGGCAGATATCAAGATGTAG
- the gpr142 gene encoding probable G-protein coupled receptor 142 isoform X2: protein MAQRPASGRMSSALRRVNILTLVALYRLAVRTQKALYVYLLALTGSDILSQLFIIFVGFLLETAVFHRDVPVMLLRSVSMMEFSANHASIWATVPLTVDRYVALCHPLLHRQISYPARARRIIAVVFTLALASGVPFFWWSDMWRVSHAPNNLDTALIWTHVTIIYFLPCCIFLVLNSLIILRLRKRQRQQMCKDESGQQLALPGKLGKTTAMLLAVTSVFAILWAPRTGVVLYHLYVSSVHNDWRVHLAYDLANMLAMLNTAVNFFLYCFVSKPFRAAVRDVLLFREGPLHPRQPLYHQRNAANASTSSISSTKRSQREITPLSPKRADIKM from the exons ATGGCACAGCGCCCGGCCAGCGGGAGGATGAGCTCAGCGCTCAGGAGAG TGAACATCCTGACATTGGTGGCTCTTTACCGGCTGGCTGTTCGCACTCAGAAGGCCCTCTATGTGTATCTTCTTGCTCTAACTGGCTCAGACATCCTCAGCCAGTTGTTCATCATCTTCGTGGGCTTCCTGCTCGAAACGGCCGTGTTTCACAGAGACGTACCTGTGATGCTGCTGCGCTCGGTCAGTATGATGGAGTTTTCCGCCAATCATGCATCCATATGGGCCACCGTACCCCTCACGGTTGACCGCTACGTTGCTTTGTGCCACCCTCTACTCCACCGACAGATCAGCTACCCGGCACGGGCCCGGCGGATCATCGCGGTGGTGTTTACTTTGGCACTGGCATCCGGTGTGCCATTCTTCTGGTGGTCGGACATGTGGAGGGTCAGCCACGCACCCAACAACTTGGATACTGCCCTGATTTGGACCCACGTGACTATTATTTACTTTCTTCCGTGCTGCATCTTCCTCGTGCTAAACTCCTTGATCATTCTGAGGCTTCGGAAAAGACAGCGGCAGCAGATGTGCAAAGACGAGAGTGGGCAACAGCTGGCACTGCCAGGCAAGCTGGGTAAAACAACAGCTATGCTCCTAGCAGTGACTTCTGTGTTCGCTATACTATGGGCGCCTCGTACTGGAGTGGTGCTCTACCATCTTTACGTGTCATCGGTGCACAATGATTGGCGGGTACATCTAGCATACGATTTAGCCAACATGTTAGCCATGTTAAACACTGCTGTGAATTTCTTTCTGTACTGTTTTGTCAGCAAACCCTTTAGAGCGGCAGTGAGGGATGTCCTTTTGTTTCGGGAAGGACCGTTGCACCCACGCCAGCCCCTTTATCACCAGCGCAACGCTGCCAATGCCTCCACCTCATCTATTTCCAGCACCAAACGTTCCCAGCGAGAGATCACCCCTCTCTCTCCCAAAAGGGCAGATATCAAGATGTAG